The DNA window TGCTCGATGGGCAACCGATCGACGCGCTGCCGCCGTACGAGCGCCCGATCAACATGATGTTCCAGTCGTATGCGTTGTTCCCGCACATGAGCGTGGAGCAGAACATCGCATTCGGATTGAAGCAGGAAGCGTTGTCCAGGGCCGCCATTGCCACGCGTGTGGGCGAGATGCTCGAATTGGTGCAGCTGCGCGCGCTGGCCAAACGCAAACCGCATCAACTGTCCGGTGGGCAGCAGCAGCGCGTGGCGTTGGCGCGCTCGCTGGCCAAGCGGCCCAAGCTGCTGTTGCTGGATGAACCGATGGGTGCGCTGGACAAGAAACTGCGCTCCCAGATGCAGCTGGAACTGGTCAACATCATCGAGACCTCCGGCGTCACCTGCGTGATGGTCACCCACGACCAGGAGGAGGCCATGACCATGGCCACCCGCATTGCGTTGATGGACCAGGGCTGGATCCAGCAGGTTGGCACGCCCGACGAAATTTACGAACAGCCGGCCACCCGCTTCGCTGCCGAATTCATCGGCTCGGTCAATCTGATCGATGCGGCCATCGTCGAAGACGCGCCTGATTACGTCAGCCTCAAAACCGCTGCGTTCGATGCCAGCATCCGCATCGGCCACGGCATCACCGGCTTCCAAGGGCAGGCAGTCGCGTTCGCATTGCGTCCGGAAAAACTCGCCATCGGCAAGGACGAGCCCACACAGGCCTGCAACAAGGCGCGGGGTGTGATCGAGGACATCGCCTATTTCGGCAGCCACTCGGTGTATCACGTGCGCCTGCCCAGCGGCTTCAAGCTGATGGCCAACTTCGCCAACCGCCAACGCTGGGCCAGCGAAGCACTCACCTGGGGCGATACGGTATGGGTGGGCTGGGGCGAGCACGATGGCGTGGTAATCAGCGCATGAGGCGGCGCCTGCTCCGCGCACTGCCAGGCGCGCGCTGGGGCGTGATCGCCGCACCGTTTCTGTGGCTGCTGGTGTTCTTCGCGATCCCGTTCCTGATCGTGCTGAAGATCTCGTTTGCCGAGCGCGTCACCGCGATCCCACCGTACACGCCGCTATTTGCGTACGCCGCCGATGGCGCGGTGAGCATCAGATTGCATCTGGGCAATTATCTGGCCTTGCTCCGCGATAGCCAATATGTCGCCGCTTACCTGAGTTCGATCAAAATCGCGTCAATCTCCACTGCGTTAGCGCTGTCGATCGGCTATCCGATGGCGTACGTGATTGCGCGTCTGCCGCTGGCCACGCGCAATGTGGCGATGATGCTGGTGGTGCTGCCCTCGTGGACCTCGTTCCTGATTCGCGTGTACGCCTGGATCGGAATTCTCGATGGCAACGGATTGCTCAACCAGGCACTGCTGGCGCTAGGTGTGATCCAGCAGCCGCTGCAGCTGTTGTATAGACCGATCGCCGCCTATATCGGCATCGTGTACTGCTATCTACCGTTCATGGTGTTGCCCCTGTATGCCAACTTGGTCAAGCACGACCAGCGCTTGCTCGAAGCTGCGTATGACCTGGGCGCGCGACCGTGGCGGGCATTTGTGCGCATCACCTTCCCGTTGTCGCATAACGGGATTGTGGCCGGCTGCATGCTGGTGATGATCCCGGCGGTGGGCGAATTCGTGATTCCGGAAATGCTGGGCGGCCCCGACACCTTGATGATCGGCCGCGTGCTCTGGGGCGAGTTCTTCAACAATCGCGACTGGCCGGTGGCCGCTGCAGTAGCGACAGTGATGCTCGTCTTGTTGCTGGTGCCGATCGTGATCTTCCACCGCTATCAACAGCGCGAGCTGGAAGGGCGGCTGACATGATGCGTGCCTCTCGCGGCGGACGCATGCTGGGC is part of the Xanthomonas fragariae genome and encodes:
- a CDS encoding ABC transporter ATP-binding protein, whose product is MALSEAAPSQLYADDHAYLSIREVRKEFDGFVAVDEVSLQIRKGEIFALLGGSGSGKSTLLRCLAGFERPTKGSIVLDGQPIDALPPYERPINMMFQSYALFPHMSVEQNIAFGLKQEALSRAAIATRVGEMLELVQLRALAKRKPHQLSGGQQQRVALARSLAKRPKLLLLDEPMGALDKKLRSQMQLELVNIIETSGVTCVMVTHDQEEAMTMATRIALMDQGWIQQVGTPDEIYEQPATRFAAEFIGSVNLIDAAIVEDAPDYVSLKTAAFDASIRIGHGITGFQGQAVAFALRPEKLAIGKDEPTQACNKARGVIEDIAYFGSHSVYHVRLPSGFKLMANFANRQRWASEALTWGDTVWVGWGEHDGVVISA
- a CDS encoding ABC transporter permease subunit — protein: MRRRLLRALPGARWGVIAAPFLWLLVFFAIPFLIVLKISFAERVTAIPPYTPLFAYAADGAVSIRLHLGNYLALLRDSQYVAAYLSSIKIASISTALALSIGYPMAYVIARLPLATRNVAMMLVVLPSWTSFLIRVYAWIGILDGNGLLNQALLALGVIQQPLQLLYRPIAAYIGIVYCYLPFMVLPLYANLVKHDQRLLEAAYDLGARPWRAFVRITFPLSHNGIVAGCMLVMIPAVGEFVIPEMLGGPDTLMIGRVLWGEFFNNRDWPVAAAVATVMLVLLLVPIVIFHRYQQRELEGRLT